Proteins co-encoded in one Bacillus paramycoides genomic window:
- a CDS encoding serine hydrolase domain-containing protein yields MDFKQLENKFEQKKVNTFLVYQKGELTTKYYKTLECENNLFKINSITKSIVSILIGIAIDKGYINDIHTPITEWIENVSEEKRNLTLYHLLTMTTGEDWKEFGNGVVFPNDFVESENWVQYILEKPIMEEPATKMNYNSGSSHLLSYTIQEATGMSTEQFAKRYLFDPLEITEYEWQQDPQGIHVGGFGMKMKSKDLLNIGILCLQNGYWQGNEIVSSKWLEESSKALFETYEHVGAYGYHWWVLNNERFHIPYCMYFAMGYGGQYIVIIPQLELAAVISSHMPKRGLVPLKLFIEHVHEHYKFI; encoded by the coding sequence TTGGATTTCAAGCAACTAGAAAATAAATTTGAACAGAAAAAAGTAAATACATTTCTTGTTTATCAAAAAGGTGAGTTAACAACTAAGTATTATAAAACATTAGAGTGTGAAAATAATCTATTTAAAATAAATTCGATTACAAAAAGCATTGTATCTATATTAATTGGTATTGCAATCGATAAAGGCTATATAAATGATATACATACACCGATTACAGAATGGATTGAAAATGTATCTGAGGAAAAGCGGAATTTGACTCTGTATCATTTATTAACGATGACTACAGGTGAGGATTGGAAAGAGTTCGGAAATGGAGTAGTGTTCCCAAATGATTTTGTAGAATCAGAGAACTGGGTGCAGTACATATTAGAAAAACCAATAATGGAAGAACCAGCTACAAAAATGAATTATAACTCAGGGTCTTCTCACTTGCTGAGCTATACTATTCAAGAAGCTACTGGAATGTCGACAGAGCAGTTTGCGAAAAGATATTTATTTGATCCTTTAGAAATTACCGAATATGAGTGGCAACAAGATCCGCAAGGCATACATGTCGGCGGTTTCGGCATGAAAATGAAATCTAAAGATTTATTAAATATCGGGATATTATGTTTGCAGAATGGATATTGGCAAGGGAATGAAATTGTATCATCGAAATGGTTAGAAGAATCTAGTAAAGCTCTATTTGAAACGTATGAACATGTCGGGGCTTATGGATATCACTGGTGGGTTTTGAATAACGAAAGATTTCACATACCGTACTGTATGTATTTTGCTATGGGATATGGCGGGCAATACATCGTTATCATTCCACAGTTAGAACTTGCTGCTGTAATAAGTAGTCATATGCCAAAACGTGGACTTGTTCCATTAAAATTGTTTATTGAGCATGTACATGAGCATTATAAGTTTATATGA
- a CDS encoding DUF3889 domain-containing protein yields MKKLLKRVALVILFITTCSNIYTGSSIVHAQPPYAKWGKLAVEKTKEQYPKAEIIDYLHIGRKPKTVQITVEKFKLWLREDGKEYGVFVDVEFETKTEKFIKMSFQKTSR; encoded by the coding sequence ATGAAAAAATTGTTAAAGCGTGTCGCACTCGTCATTTTATTTATCACAACATGTTCAAATATATATACCGGCTCATCAATTGTTCATGCGCAGCCACCGTATGCCAAATGGGGGAAACTTGCTGTAGAAAAGACGAAAGAACAATATCCAAAAGCGGAGATTATTGATTACCTTCATATAGGTAGAAAACCGAAAACCGTTCAAATAACAGTTGAAAAATTTAAATTGTGGCTACGTGAGGATGGAAAAGAATATGGCGTTTTTGTTGATGTTGAATTTGAAACGAAGACGGAGAAATTTATAAAAATGTCGTTTCAGAAGACGAGTAGATAA
- the ypeB gene encoding germination protein YpeB, protein MLRGIIIVLLTVGVVGTGYWGYKEHQEKNAVLIRAENSYQRAFHDLAYEVDLLHDKIGTTLAMNSRASLSPALADVWRLTSEARSDVGQLPLTLMPFNKTEEFLANIGDFSYRAAIRDLEKEPLNDQEYKTLQTLYSNAGNIQDELRKVQHLVLKNNLRWMDVEMALASNRDPADNTIIDGLKTVEKNVTSYSSTNFGPTFTSAQKNKKGGFEAEGKAISKEEAAKIAKSFLNLKGNEKVDVEKSGKGAKESFYSVKIKDSATNNEFYMDITGKGGYPIWVMNNREIKEQKISLNDAGSKGLTFLKDHKFNNMELYDSSQYDNVGVFTYVVNENGVRIYPEAIQMKIALDDGSIVGFSAKEYLASHQKRTVPSAKLTAAEARKKINPDVKVMEERKAVVVNDLHNEVLCHEFVGTLGKDTYQIFINANSGAEEKVKKMQAVEKIYD, encoded by the coding sequence ATGTTACGAGGTATTATCATTGTATTATTAACAGTCGGTGTAGTCGGAACAGGATACTGGGGCTATAAAGAACATCAAGAGAAGAATGCAGTATTAATTCGAGCGGAAAATAGTTATCAACGTGCGTTTCATGATTTAGCATATGAGGTTGATTTATTGCACGACAAAATTGGAACAACGCTCGCAATGAATTCACGTGCATCTTTATCGCCTGCATTAGCAGACGTATGGAGATTAACATCGGAAGCTCGTTCGGATGTAGGACAACTTCCTTTAACATTAATGCCTTTTAATAAAACGGAAGAATTTTTAGCGAATATCGGTGATTTTAGTTACCGTGCAGCCATTCGTGATTTAGAAAAAGAACCGTTAAATGATCAAGAATACAAAACATTACAAACTTTATATTCAAATGCTGGGAATATACAAGATGAGTTACGAAAAGTGCAACATCTTGTTTTGAAAAATAATTTACGCTGGATGGATGTTGAGATGGCACTCGCATCAAATCGCGATCCTGCAGACAATACAATTATTGACGGATTAAAAACAGTAGAGAAAAACGTAACATCGTATTCCTCTACAAACTTCGGACCGACCTTTACAAGTGCACAAAAAAATAAAAAAGGTGGATTTGAAGCAGAAGGAAAAGCAATTTCTAAAGAAGAAGCAGCAAAAATCGCAAAATCATTTTTAAATTTAAAAGGAAATGAAAAAGTAGATGTTGAGAAAAGCGGAAAAGGTGCGAAAGAATCTTTCTATAGTGTGAAAATAAAAGATTCAGCAACGAATAATGAGTTTTATATGGATATTACCGGAAAAGGCGGATATCCAATTTGGGTTATGAATAACCGAGAAATTAAAGAACAGAAAATCAGTTTAAACGATGCAGGAAGTAAAGGTTTGACATTTTTAAAGGACCACAAGTTTAATAATATGGAGCTTTATGATAGCTCCCAATATGATAATGTTGGTGTATTTACGTATGTAGTAAATGAGAATGGCGTACGAATTTATCCAGAAGCAATTCAAATGAAAATTGCTTTAGATGACGGTTCTATCGTTGGTTTCTCCGCCAAAGAATATTTAGCATCACATCAAAAACGAACAGTTCCATCAGCTAAACTAACTGCAGCAGAAGCAAGAAAGAAAATCAATCCAGATGTTAAAGTTATGGAAGAACGTAAAGCTGTAGTAGTAAATGATTTGCATAACGAAGTACTTTGCCATGAATTTGTAGGTACTTTAGGGAAAGATACGTACCAAATTTTCATTAATGCAAATAGCGGCGCAGAGGAAAAAGTGAAAAAAATGCAAGCTGTTGAAAAAATTTATGATTAA
- the sleB gene encoding spore cortex-lytic enzyme, with translation MRQKAIFKIAVLLTFIGLSLMVSSIQLKNVEAFSNQVIQRGASGEDVIELQSRLKYNGFYTGKVDGVFGWGTYWALRNFQEKFGLPVDGLAGAKTKQMLVKATKYDKSTANKGNSGGTAQENKPSQNKGTNVPNGYSQNDIQLMANAVYGESRGEPYLGQVAVAAVILNRVTSASFPNTVSGVIFEPRAFTAVADGQIYLTPNETAKKAVLDAINGWDPTGNALYYFNPDTATSKWIWTRPQIKKIGKHIFCK, from the coding sequence ATGCGCCAAAAAGCTATTTTTAAAATAGCAGTTTTACTTACATTTATAGGACTATCTTTGATGGTCAGTAGTATACAACTGAAAAACGTAGAAGCCTTTTCTAACCAAGTCATTCAAAGAGGGGCATCTGGCGAAGATGTCATTGAACTGCAATCTCGTTTGAAATATAACGGATTTTATACGGGAAAAGTGGATGGTGTTTTCGGATGGGGTACATACTGGGCACTTCGAAATTTTCAAGAGAAATTCGGATTACCTGTTGATGGTTTAGCTGGAGCTAAAACGAAGCAAATGCTCGTAAAGGCAACGAAGTATGATAAGTCAACTGCCAATAAAGGGAATAGTGGTGGTACTGCACAAGAGAATAAACCATCTCAAAATAAAGGGACAAATGTTCCAAATGGTTATTCTCAAAATGACATTCAGCTTATGGCAAACGCAGTATATGGAGAATCTCGTGGCGAGCCATACTTAGGACAAGTTGCAGTAGCTGCAGTTATTTTAAATCGGGTTACAAGTGCATCGTTCCCAAATACCGTTTCGGGTGTCATCTTTGAGCCAAGAGCATTTACAGCGGTAGCAGACGGACAAATCTATTTAACGCCAAATGAAACAGCAAAAAAAGCTGTATTAGATGCAATTAATGGATGGGATCCAACAGGAAATGCATTGTATTATTTCAATCCAGATACTGCAACAAGTAAATGGATTTGGACTCGTCCACAAATTAAAAAGATTGGGAAACATATTTTCTGTAAATAG
- a CDS encoding antibiotic biosynthesis monooxygenase yields the protein MEHGLAFVSAVLSDDIDNPNDVTLFEIWKGTKESWLVEELPKPYRNTYENKLVDLIDERIISYLTPTNEWRTNLTNKKVN from the coding sequence ATGGAACATGGACTAGCTTTTGTAAGTGCCGTTCTTTCAGATGATATTGATAATCCAAATGATGTTACTCTTTTTGAAATTTGGAAAGGAACAAAGGAAAGTTGGCTAGTAGAAGAACTTCCTAAACCTTATAGAAATACATATGAGAATAAATTAGTGGATTTAATCGATGAAAGAATAATTAGTTATCTTACACCAACGAATGAGTGGAGAACTAATTTAACAAACAAAAAAGTGAATTAA
- a CDS encoding DUF3994 domain-containing protein — MKAKKLVTFAIPIILLAGCGTDKIDAKPKEKVESKSETKDKLSKEQYPVRMTGLSSELMNKISSITEIALDKTKDEKDLVKGLVKEEAELQKTITKFDKIEPPKEYQDSHKEILKAVDCYSKAYAIQAKMAKTNAKDIDKSKAKESMELIKEGNGYWKAGFKPIEDATVKKANALGFDTGTKTDTPSTAKSDDDNVQISADGKELFGSWGSYRGSEFHKGLDFREDNSFTAYDDTGKTSYEDNHMIGTWLYNADKKQVTLIPTEFVKDGKKIDARQMNAVVDYTVEFLRAGSLRMVDNKGNKLEVERQK; from the coding sequence ATGAAAGCAAAGAAACTAGTAACTTTTGCGATACCGATTATTTTATTGGCAGGTTGTGGTACTGATAAAATTGACGCAAAACCAAAAGAAAAAGTAGAGTCTAAGTCAGAAACTAAGGATAAGTTATCAAAAGAGCAGTATCCAGTTCGTATGACCGGTTTATCTTCTGAATTAATGAATAAAATTTCTTCTATAACTGAGATAGCATTAGATAAAACGAAGGACGAAAAGGATCTAGTAAAAGGGTTGGTAAAAGAAGAAGCTGAGTTACAAAAGACTATTACCAAGTTTGATAAAATAGAACCGCCTAAAGAGTATCAAGACTCACATAAAGAAATATTAAAGGCGGTAGACTGTTATAGTAAAGCATATGCAATTCAAGCTAAAATGGCAAAAACGAATGCTAAAGACATAGATAAGTCAAAAGCAAAAGAATCAATGGAGTTAATCAAAGAAGGTAATGGTTATTGGAAAGCTGGTTTCAAACCAATTGAAGATGCCACAGTAAAAAAAGCAAACGCTCTTGGTTTCGATACAGGGACAAAAACTGATACTCCTTCAACTGCTAAATCCGATGATGATAATGTGCAAATATCCGCAGACGGTAAAGAGTTATTTGGCTCGTGGGGTAGTTACAGAGGTTCTGAGTTTCATAAAGGTTTAGACTTTAGAGAAGATAATTCATTCACGGCTTATGATGATACTGGTAAGACTTCTTATGAAGACAACCATATGATAGGTACGTGGTTATATAATGCAGATAAGAAGCAAGTAACTTTGATTCCTACTGAATTTGTTAAAGATGGTAAGAAGATAGATGCTAGACAAATGAATGCGGTAGTAGATTATACAGTTGAGTTTCTCAGAGCAGGTTCTTTAAGAATGGTAGATAATAAAGGTAACAAATTAGAAGTAGAAAGACAGAAGTAA